DNA from Quercus lobata isolate SW786 chromosome 1, ValleyOak3.0 Primary Assembly, whole genome shotgun sequence:
AAGCGATATGCCAAGTATCCGACGGATAAATTCCCTTTGTTCGTCAGATATCTCCGGGCGAGCACTAGCTGAAATAAAAGGGAATAGACGGTGTTAAAGGAGACGGACTCAAGAAAACTCCCTGATAAATGAAAAGAGACGGTAAGAAGAAAGACAAGGGGGCAACCTGACTCCCTAATATAGGCCCAAGTGTTATCAAAATAACCGCCAGGCAGTGTATCCCACTCACCTGGACGGCACACCCAATCCGTccctttaacaaagaaaaatctattcTTCCAATTTCTATTGGAGTCTGGCATATCAAACACTAATCTTAAGCTCTTCTCACGTGGAGCAAAATGGTAAGTCCCCTTGGCAGATACTTTATGCTGGGGTCTGTAGCAATAAAAGAACTCGTCTAGCGAAAGCTGACGGTTCCCCCCACTCAAGCGACCCCAAAGGATCTCAGCACcaataaaaatcctccaggcattCGGAGCAATTTGGCTGACGGACAATCCCAAGAAATCCGCTAGACGGTGTAAAGCCGTCAGTGGTAATCTAAGGCCAGCAGCGAACATGGCATCGTACATCCCCACATCAGCAGTCCTCCCTGTATAACACTTCTCATTTTTTCTAGGGAGACGGATAGGAATGTGGTCTGGGATTTGGAAACGGGTACGCAACTCGTTAAAAACTCTGTTGCTCATCTTTGGAAGGAATTTATTGACGGCCCACTCCTCCGGGAGGATGAAGGGACGGTTACCTCCAGAACTCCCTGAAGTTCCATCACAGGACTCGTCGTCACCTTCATCCTCATTTCCGTCACTACTAACCTCGTTACCCTCGTCCCTACTCCCGTCACTATCCGACTCCTCGTCGCCTTCATCCCCGTTCCCGTCCACACAAATTTCCTCGTCTCTCCTCTCGACCTCAACCTCACTTAACACTTTATCCCTAACTTCCTCAACTTGGCCTTCTACATCAATACTAAGGGACTGGGCTGACGTTTCCTTTCCTGACGATTCAGAAAAGCCGTCGGACTCTTGACCTGAGCCAAAGAattcgtcgtagcccgctccatcGAGGACTGACGACTGATCACTCGACGCGTCACtcgacatctgactacctacaagtgacggataTGCTCTAAGTTCCTAGACTGACTTTGttttttcaggaaaaaataaaaaagggagaaaaaagcgaagagaaggaaagaagaacTTACAGGTGAAGCAGATCTTGAATGGATGGAACGACCTTGAAAGTGACGGTGTTGATAACAGCTGACGGATCAAATTGGAAGTAAGGGTGACggattctctcttgaaaaaccAGCGAGGTTGAAATGATGAAATGAGTGAAGGGGCGTGGTATTTATACAAGAGAGAAAACGCACGGAAGACGAGGCGACGCCCGCGCCCAGAAACGAGGCCAACGAATGAATGCCACGTGACCTTGCATTTAATAGCTCGAAGATCGAGGAGTcgttcatatttgatttttccctAGTCATCTTCTAACTCCACATGCTGACGGTCTTATTCGTCGAACATGTAgagtagggggcaactgatgaggataaaaggagaGCTTAAACCACACGGACATAAAGCCGACGgtttaatactttttctttgggCGTAGCAGACGGTGCTTATGCTGACGGTCATAGTATCAGCTGACTCTGTGGTTGACGACTCAAATGCTGACGGTATAACAAAGGTGACGGAGGAAAATTGAGGCTGACGGACCGGGCACAAGTTTACTTGCTTTccacgctagataatatttaaaggatccccataaggaaaagatcccgtaaaatacgctcaaaaggactcctataaggaaaggacttctactccaaggtaaagaggtcaaccttctactagtataaaagcccaagcatcctcacaaactaaggtacgcataatttaccctctctagcactctagagcagtgagaatagttctaacttgaccttcggagggtgtttggccggtaccacaccggtactctctgctaggttcttccttttcgttgtgcaggtgccgtttgatcgtacgaggaacgtgtgactcactggtgatactattttcggcatcatcaagaAATATGACCTTCGATTTTGAAATTAGATTTTGAAATCAACAAAGTTCTCTATAACGTAAACAAATAAAGTTCTCTATAAGGAATCTTACGTAGAAAACAACTTTAACCTACTTCTTTGATGCTAAGCATACATTGGACCACCTAAATCATGTTCTAAAGAGAGCGTACTAACTGGATAGTTTCGTTTTTAAGGCCACTTGGCCATTTTCGCCAAAAACTAACGTaatatgatgtatttttttttcccaagataTCCAAATAGAGTTTAAttcatttacaaaaataatttaaaagtaattatttttttggacttCAGGCCTAAAAAATCATGAGCTCCAAAATTTGACTTGATTTCTTCACAGTTGTACACCGGCTCATTACATTACAGCAGCAGTTTCCCTATTTCATCACCTTCAACAAAGCTTTTGCGGTGAGTCTATGTTTCTCTCAAGCgtttttagtattttgtctGACCAAAAAAAGACATCTTTTATTGTATACTACAAACCAAAAGATGAGCTTTGCTAATACTAAGTAAAATTGAACCATTTGATTACTAATTTGGTGGAATTAATGAGGGTTATTGACTGGTAGTTGAAAAATAGTTAATGGCTTTTTTGTGAGATGGATAGATTGAGCAAAATTTTTGGTCATATTTTGATGGCCAGAAAATATCATTTGAAAGGCTTTCAAATGATTGTGAGTAAGCTGGACTGTGATGGGTTTAACCTAAAATTTTAGAGttacttcttaaaaaataatgaacGAAAAAGTTTAGTGCTTCCTTTGGTGTTTGTGAAAAGTGAGTGCTTCCTGGAAGTGGTATTGAAAACCCTCCAATGTTTTGGTGCTTATAGCCATATGAGCTTAGATACTCAGGGGATAATTCACTgaatatttccaaaattatggactttaaaaaaaaaaaaaattatgtacatgAGTTATTCAAGGTGATACTGATTCTCTAGTAATGCGGATCTGTgcacattttttctttatatcttATAAGGTGGTATATCTTTGAAGTAAATGGCAGGTAAGGCTTTGTTTGCAGGTTTGAAAGAGTTGTTTTTTGAAATGGCAAAACTTCTACTAATCTTGTGCTTCTACTACTTGAAATACATATTTGATAATTGTTTAAAGAGTATCAACAATGAAATGATGAAATATATGACATGATGTGAATTGTGAAGTGTCTTCTTTTAAATTAGAAAATGCGAAGGACATGTTAAAAGAACAAGCTTCAAGTGTCTATAATCTCAATAAAGTTGGCTTTCGATGGATACACAGGATTGATATTTGATCACTAATTTGCTAGCAGGACCAGTTTGTAGGGAGCTTAAGGTGACAATGGAAAGCCAGGACAGATATGAAATGACACGTGTTGATCACTAATTTGCTAGCTTCAACTGTTTTCATGCTAAGGAGTACGGTAAAATGTACAAGATGTAGAGAAGTTACCAGTATAGTCAATGTAGCACCAGAAACATCAATGAACCTCCGAGTCACCCTTTTGAACCAGCCGAAGTACTCATGCTGTGGAGGCATATCACCAAGCACTCCTTGACAACACTGTTGAAGGCGATTACCCCAATTTAGTAAATGCAGAGCATGTTTCCGCATCCAATCAACGCCCACCTTCCCCCTCAAATCAATGGCATGAAGCACGGGGTCAGTGTTAACATCTTCGGGAATTTCTTGGATCATCCCAAATTGACGAACGACACGATCCGGTGTATGTATCTCTACTAGGTGGAAACATACAAGCGGCACCGTTGCCGTCCACACAGCCCTCCCTGCAACGCACCATGGCGGAAGGTGCTCAAAATCAGCTTCATATGGCTGCCACACCACCTACAGTAGCCCAAAAACAAGTACGCAACATATTAGGCAACtatgtttatatttcaaaattcacCAAACATATATCTTGTTCGTAAACATGTTAACATATTAAACAAGGCATTTTCATACCTGGCTTGGCAGCATTGAAGCTATTTGCTGGCGATACCTATCCCTGAAGATGTGGGCAGGcctgtttttcttgtttgggaccCACGCCCACCTACAAGTGTTGTCAAGAACAAAAGATCAATATTTATAACTTTCCTACTAAGATAATGTCATGACTAAAACTATAATGTTATCACATATAACTACTAAGATAATGTTATAGATAAAAACTAGGCAATTAATAATATCACTACAATAAGAAATAATCCTTATAAGGTAGAGACTTACTTCAGGTACAGAGGACCACGCGCTGGAGAACCATAAGCGCCTGCTGGTGGGCCACGCTCAATTGCCGGGCACAAATAAGGGAACCTGGCCCATACCCAATACTGCACCAACAGTAAGCATCCACCGATTTGACTGGTTTCCTTATCGCTTGCCCTGCATAGCTCTCGGTACAACCATGCAAGGCAAGCACTCCCCCAACTGTACCTTTGTGGGTTGCGAAGGTCTTCCAACTGCTGCACCCACATTAGATGCACCCTATCGCCAGATTTGTCCATGAATATTGTGTCCCCTAGTAGCGCTAGGATATAGCATCGTGCGTACTTATGCAGCTCATCCTCTTCGGCATTAGGCGGCAATGGATTAGCAACTTGCTCCAAAAGCCATTTGATGAGAATCCTTTGGCCATGAAGTTccttatgttgatcttgagttATAGGTTGAAAGCCAAGGAACTCCTCGCACACAGTCGTCCAAGTTTTCTGTGTGCTCCCTGTTACAGCGTCACCATCGATAGGAAGCCCGAGAATCACCTCCACATCCTGCAATGTAATGGTCATCTCACCATGTGGCATGTGGAAGGTGTGAGTCTCAGGCCGCCATCGCTCCACTAAGGCTGTAATTAGGCCGTGGTCAAGCTCTCTACCCGGCTGCCTCAGCAGTCCCTCCAAGCCCAATGCCTTAATAATGTCAACAACTCGATCATCTACCATTGGTTCTCGGTTGGAGAACTCTTCAGTACGGCCACGGCAAGTAAGGGCCCCTGGATCCTGCACAAAACGAATCCTTGGATTAACATATGAGAAACGTCTGCATGTATATTGTATGAATTAAATACGTGTAcattttacataaatatttactGCAGTATTGTACCTGCCCATTCCAAATAGCTTCTGATCGATGGGTGGACTGCAACGTTAACACCGAATCGTCAATAGGGCCAGGCCGTGTATGGTCAATCCGTCCAGCATTTGCAGCATCCATACTGCACAAGAATGATAAGCAATTAGCACGTAATATTGACATTGCAAGTAAACATAGATATGATGGTGCAAAAGTTTTTTCTGagctaaataaaacaaaaatatgataatttaatattttactagCTATATAAACTTGCTGATTAGAATCTCAATGAGATCACTTAGGTCTAACTAGAATTACTATACTCCAATGAGAACACTTAGGTGTTCATAACCTTcccatttttttccctatattGAATAATGGTCCAAAGCCACACGTAAGTGGATTGGATCCATATGATATTGCAGCAAATTGAACTAATCCTTTTACAAGTACACTACAATTATGTGACCTTAAATGTTTAAAAGTTCTATTAGTCGTGATTTATGAGGATCATTGTATAATCTCTACTTATTTGTGCTTTTCTTTAGTAAATTCTCTTGGTgaacaattaaaagttatttttaccttgtgaaattttttttgaatagccATTGTTGGGGACATTACACCTTCAGATGGGATTTCAAAGGAAGAGAAGAGTCGACAAGAACGAGAAGCATTAGACCACATGTGCAAATTACTTGGTGGAGGGTCAAGAGGTACTTTATTCACTAACTCTATGTGTGCGCACGTGTTGTTGTCAATGTGAGGAAAATGAATTTGTTATTCCTCTACCTGAAAGTAATTAGTTGTTTGACAATTTTTGACTTCCTATTTATAAATTGCAGCCCAGGAAATAGGtgtatttttctcaaaatatgaGGAGAATTCTTCACCAAAGGCTAAAATTGTTAAGGACCTTGACAAGGTATATTGCGGCTAtagtaatgcattttatttaataataatttaactttGATTCACTCACTACTTTTGCCAAGAAGCCTTATAGTTCAATGGCATTGCTTGGTGTTTCCAACAGAGACATCTAGGGTTTAAATCCCCACGCCCAACTtaaaatgtatcaaaaaaaCATTGTTGGTAAGTAAGTTTACATATGCATCCAATATGTCTTGAGCCCAAGACTTCACCGTCCACCTAGAACTTATAAGGGGAGGAGGTGCCAGTCGAACTAGAGAGCTcaaatgtcatatttttttgttatatgcAAGTTAAAGTTTGATGACATAGATGTAAGTCAGTGTTTAATTCATTCAATGAAAATCCTGCCTCGCTAAAACAGAATATATTGGAAAGAAATAGGAAAAAGCTTTTAACTAACTAAACTTCTTGCCATGGAAGTAAAGAATGTTCCAGCTCGAGCAATCTAAATTGACATTCTAGTCTGTTGGAAAGCAATGCTGACACTAGGAAAAATCAATCACTGGTTTAGACCTAAAAAGCATCTATAATGTAATTTCATATAACTCGAAGAGACCATCACCATGTT
Protein-coding regions in this window:
- the LOC115955632 gene encoding serine/threonine-protein phosphatase 7 long form homolog, which gives rise to MEIESLRLDFHVCSSRKSNDIQLSLAEVKLACLPIPILLDDILAWIVHIVAAILKTFQISGFSMDAANAGRIDHTRPGPIDDSVLTLQSTHRSEAIWNGQDPGALTCRGRTEEFSNREPMVDDRVVDIIKALGLEGLLRQPGRELDHGLITALVERWRPETHTFHMPHGEMTITLQDVEVILGLPIDGDAVTGSTQKTWTTVCEEFLGFQPITQDQHKELHGQRILIKWLLEQVANPLPPNAEEDELHKYARCYILALLGDTIFMDKSGDRVHLMWVQQLEDLRNPQRYSWGSACLAWLYRELCRASDKETSQIGGCLLLVQYWVWARFPYLCPAIERGPPAGAYGSPARGPLYLKWAWVPNKKNRPAHIFRDRYRQQIASMLPSQVVWQPYEADFEHLPPWCVAGRAVWTATVPLVCFHLVEIHTPDRVVRQFGMIQEIPEDVNTDPVLHAIDLRGKVGVDWMRKHALHLLNWGNRLQQCCQGVLGDMPPQHEYFGWFKRVTRRFIDVSGATLTILVTSLHLVHFTVLLSMKTVEASKLVINTCHFISVLAFHCHLKLPTNWSC